Part of the Juglans regia cultivar Chandler chromosome 14, Walnut 2.0, whole genome shotgun sequence genome, TATTGGTGGCTTTCTGGGTTTGACCAACGAGCTTTTTCTGGGCATTCGTGGGAACATCATTGGCTGACCCCATAGGTCATAACCTGAAGTTTGTACGCCCCATGATAAACGTAAAacattcttttaaaagaaatgtagATCTTTCTGATGTGTTTCCTCTTTGGAAGGTCTACGAAGATGCTGGAATGTCTGTCGACAAAATACTAGACCACGGCAAGAGCAGAGCACATGGAAGTCGTTAATAGAGAACGTGAACACTCGGGAAAGTACTCGAAGAATCCTTCACTTCTCGGGAAATCACTCGAAGAATCCTCCTCAAATCTATAAAACCGAGAGCCCATTTTCGTGCTTTTCAAATTTATCAGGATTCCTGAGTTATTTTTGTTAAGTGTCAAATAAAACAAGTGAAGATGTCGTTGATTCCAAGTTCATTTTGTGGCAGACGAAGCAATGTCTTCGATCCATTCTCACTCGAAATATGGGATCCCTTTAAGAATTTTccaccctcttcttcttctctatcgGGATCTCTGTTTGCGAGGGGGAATTCTGCTTACGTCAATTCTCGCGTGGATTGGAAGGAGACCCCAGAAGCCCACGTGATCAAGGCGGATCTCCCTGGGCTAAAGAAGGAGGAAGTGAAGGTTGAAGTTGAAGACGATAGAGTACTTCAAATAAGCGGGGAGAGGAATGTGGAGAAGGAAGACAAGAACGACAAGTGGCATAGGGTGGAGCGCAGCAGTGGCAAGTTCTTGAGGAGGTTCAGGCTGCCAGAGAACGCAAAGATGGATGAGATTAAGGCTGCGATGGAAAATGGAGTTCTCACTGTTATTGTTCCCAAAGCGGAGATGAAGAAACCTGACGTTAAGGCGATTGAAATTTCCGATTGAAGTTTTTAAGGGTCATCATCCGTATCCATGCGTTACTGATccttttttagttatttttttcctaataattatggcttgtaaaataaaatatagaggTGGGAAGTGATTGTACGAAGCGTTAGTAACCCTGTTTAATCATTCTAAGCTGCTAATATTTTGTGTACGAAGCGTTCGTGCAAATGTCTGTGTAAATGTTGctcttaataatttttaatgttcaagttttttattcatCTGAATGAAAAAATCAAACGCATCAGAAGAACCGACTGAAACAGGAATATTTGGCACGTAAATGGAACAGCAAAGAGCAGCGAACAagtaatcaaaattaaaataacgaTTCTGAGCATTTGGCCTGGACAATGAGCTCCATTGTTTCCTCCAAATACATTGAAATAATATGGAAGAAATAAGcgaaaacagagaaaaaagaaacaccTCCACACCGATCAAAATTGCAATTCAGAGGAACAAATGATAAATTAAACAACCAATAAAGGAAATAGATTTCCAGACCCATAGTAATGTGCATTTATAGAGAGAGACAAGACTGGAAGATGAAACTTGGAATCAACGACACACTCATGATTTGCTTTATTCTTTCGCTGTTAGTACAGGGCGAAATTAGTAGATGAAACTTGTTATTGTAGGATCACTAGCTTACAGCAGCCGTACTTGTGAATTCTGGGTGATTCGGGAAGAAAGCTCACGAGTGAACATGGCCTCCTTCGTTTAtgcagatgaaatgagattgaaTGAGTTTGGATCATATGCAATGTCCTACCCTTTCTCTGTTTTGAAAACAATTACACAAAGAAGCAATATGCTCACGTCTCTGAAACAacacaaataaaagtaaaataacatattaatacTTGCTTCAAAACAATTACACAAAGAAGCAAAACCTCACACCTCATTGCTTGACGGCGTCGATTGTGTGACAATACTATTTTGGGTTCCAATACCGAAACCATCAACAACAACACCAAGTTTAGATTTCGGGAGCTCACCCAATTGTGATTCGTCATGAAAGATTTTGTCTAAATTTCAGTACAAAAATACACATATCTATTAGAAAGGAATATGCATACctatttattatatacaattaatacaaacaaattaatacctgtttattctttttcttggttgCGACCTTCTCTACATGCGAAACCTTTCGTTTTGTTGGGGGTCTACCTTTCCCCAGGATAACGTGGGggtttaatattttctttctccttgGTTGAATTGGACTTTAACTCAAGTGTTAAGCCTTTAGATTTATGCTCAAAGTCATCTAAATAGCGTATGAATGCATTGACGTGGTCATCACTTAAGGATACATGCATAGttaatttcaaatatcatttaaccACAACCTCATACCTCCATGCGTCTGCATTGTCCAGCAAATCATCATAGCTACTTTTCACCAGTGTGTATCTTCTCTTTAAATCATTTTTCCATCAatccaatacatatttttcagaTAGCACTTTAAGTTTCTTCATATGACATACTCTAAAAACATGCCTACAGTCATCTCAAACAATGCACATGTGCATTTAGCTACACATTCCTATTTGTTGTAGTAAACTGAGTACTGAACCATTTTCACATGGTCATCAATGAAAATTTCATCCAAAACATCAAAAGTGGATATGCAACCCTGCGTGCTGACAAATGTgcaattacataaaatcatccCCAATACCTTTCTTTGAACCTCTTTAAACTTGCATTTGTATACACTGATTGAAACAGCTTCTCAATGGAAAATGAGGATATGCTTGGGATTGTTTGGTTGAAGGAATTGAAATTAGCTATCACCTCAACCTCCACATTTTTCCTCAGAGCATTGTCAAATTGTTCGATAAATTCATTCAAACTCGTACCAAAATGTACAAACCTGTCAAAAaaggcattcatgcttttaGACTGCTGTGTAGTGCACATACCAACCCACAATACACTCTTCAAGTAAATTGGTACCTAAAAAGACCTCTCACCATACAACCCATGCAACCATGCATTAGAACAAAGTTCATAGTTTTGAAGTAGTTGCGCCCCCACTTGTCCGCAAATTCTGTACAAGTCTATGAATCATATAGAACACTCTAAATGGAAGTCTTTAGCCTTGCATTGAATTGGGAATGGGACTCCAATTTTTCTAGCAGTTTCTGCATGATATGCCACAAACAATATCTCTGGTGACTGTCTGGAAATACAATGGCAATAACACTCTTCATTGTCCGGTCTTGGTCTGTTATGATGGCTTTGGGAGCTCGACCATTCGTGCACTTCAACCATGCTTGAAATAACCATACAAAAGTACTTGTGACCTCGCTTGAAATCAAGCCAGCTCCTAACAGTATAGACTGTCCATGATGGTTGATACCAACAAAGGGAGCAAAAGGCATACCATACCTATTTGTTAGATATGTTGTATCAAATGTGATAACATCTCCGAAATACTCATATGCTGATCGACTTTGTACGTCAGCCCACAACACATTTTTTACTCTGAACTCCTCATCCACATCCATGACAGAAATAAAGCCATAATTCATCTCCCTCATTCTCTCAAAGTAGTCACTAATTGCTTTGCCACCTCCTTTACCCAGCTTTAAGTATTTGcctttgtcaataaaattccGATAATCACCCCCCCCCCGCTTCAACAACAAGTGAATTGAAATTCTTGTTCGTTTGAATACCGACTCTATCATTCAAATCAAACATCATTTGACTGTATTCATCAAAACACTTATGAGATCTAAAAATCTAGACTTCTGTGGGCTTACAGTATGATTGTGAGCAATCTCAACAATGGTCAAAACCCACACCCCACTAATCAAGTGAGCATTTACCTTCGCCTTATAGTCTATTTTAATTGTTGGTCATGGCCTTGCAACATTACTGCTGCTAGGATGGTACTTGCCACCATGCGCACATCCAATTGTTACATATTTGACACTCATCTTCCTCTCTCATTATCCTTTGTGTCTTTACACCAAAATCCATTTGCTTGACATATCGTTTGTAATAAACCAGAATCTCTTTCTCAGTGGCAAACTCCATACTAGATTTTGGTTCATTGACCCGTTCATCATCACCCGATACTTCATTAGTCCCATTCGAAGCTTTATTTATGTCGGATGTCACTTTtgaaaatgtaagaaaatgGTTGGGATtatcatttatattaaatagaaTGGTTGTGAAATCATCGGGTTAAAAGTGTAATACCGTTAATAATATGAGGGCTTTCATCAGTTATGTGTGATGTACCTCTAATATTCTTCTCACTTTCTGTGCTATTATGCACGGTTGATGACCCGCTTAGGCGTTGGGGGGGTCTTTTCAGATCTTCTAAACGTTTTCGGATAGCTCGACAAAGGGTTGGGTATAGTTGGTCCAAGAGGTGGCACTGATGGATGTTGTAATTATGTAGCTCTGTTAGTTCATTGCTAATGCACATGGaacaaaagttgaaaaataaataaatctacgTTGCTAGTCTCTACAAATCTTTTCAACTCCTCCGGATTGTTGAACGAAGGATAGGGTATAGTTGGTCCAAGATGTGACATTGACAAATGCTGAATTATCACACATTGTGAAAATGTTTTcccaaattaacaaatttggGTACGGATATGGCGTTGGATATGTATTTGGAGGAATTATAAATGACGAATAGTATGGATTGATGGTCGGATATCCCTATAATACACAAATAAACACTACATTAACTACATAGAAATATCGAACACAAAGACGTATCCAAATTACTGATGTGTATCATACTTGGGTTAATGACATCGATGTAAAAGGCCTGAGTGACGttctatcttcttctttatcCATCGCGCTATTCAACTGAAAGTGCAGTAGTAGTTTAGAAATTAACAACCATGTGCAATTTGTTTCATCTCAAGGTCAAGATATTGTATATTTGcaactaaaatattttacctGAAGATGCAATAGTAGTTTAGAAATCAGAACCCATTGGCATTTTGTTTTATCACAAGGCCAAGATATTGGCTGTTTGCAACTAAATTGGGTattcaaaatgaagaaaaacatgcatattcgaaatgaagagaaaaacatgcgtattcaaaataaattgggtaaagaagaaaaatgtgtGTTttagtttaggaaaaaaaattaattccacGGTGGCAATAAGTGTGCAGTGTGAAGAGCCTTACGGCTTCTTTGTAGACTTACTCAATATGAAAAAGGGTGTACGTTTTGAGAGTTTTTCTAGAAGAAAGGGATGTGTTCTTTTAGTGGAGATAGGAGCTCAACCACTTGTGTATAGTTGATTCGAGCTATACGACAATCAGTTAGACTATTGTATCCTAGAGAAGACAAGTCAAGAGGATGTCTGTTGCATCGGTTCATTTGAAACTTTGTATGTTGAAGAGAGCTTGAATCTCCTTCAAGAGAGTGAGATTTCTGTGCCTCAGTTCAGTCCAAACTAGTTTTATTTGAATGTTAGTTTCATTCTAAtctctattatattattatgtattttactaaaaaatgcACGGAAAGCGTAGGAGATCTCAACAAGTCATTCCGTTTTAAGGGAGCCTATTTCAATAGATGGAAATGAAAGGTGCTCTTCCATCTAAACCTTCTTAATGTCTCCAACATTCTCATGAcaaatgtaaatttaatttatgaaaatattgtcTTGCGCAAAGGTCGGGATTCTCGAAATAGTCATTGGAAGCcgtaaagaaattttaaaaaaaaaaaaatagtagatctCACAAAAAGGGGCTTTCCAAGCTAAAAGAATAAGAACTAAGGACCTCTTTACAAAATCGAACTTGTTTTGTATGTGGAAAAAGTGAGCATTTTGCTCAAATTTGCAAGTTTTGGAAGTGAGAAAATAATTCTCAAGTTAACATAACTGAGGAACTATTTATAGTATGGATTACAAACATTAACATGGTTTGATTTGTTGAAGGGTGGTGGATAAATTCTCGTGCCAATAGGCATGTCTGCTTTTAtaaaagttgattaaaaaattatgctcCCTTTGAAGAAGAGAAAACAATTACACTCTGGAAGATATTTCTAGATATATTGAAATTCTAAAACTTTTAGAGAGCATACgaagattataattttttttgttggggggggggggattttttACAAGGGTCCAATACTGTGGTCAAGGGTTATCACCTATAATATAATTGTGCCTCTAACTATTGGGAGATGCTTAAAGGTAAAGTTGTTTGGCTCATCCTTCTTTTGTGATCCGATTAGCTCTTCGTCAAATTATCCGAAAAAAGGTATgctttttatttcatattattttattagattcaATATTGTGAATTATAGATTGTCGAAATACCCTTTTAGAAATTAAAGTCTCatgttaaaacatttaatatctgGTATCAAAGCCTATGGTTACAGATTATCTATGCTCTCGATGTTGAATCTTGATTAAAACTATGATTTTTGGACTGATCATATTGAGTATCTCTTTTAATACTGACTGATTGAGGTATTTTCTGATATTTAgttttcaaacatcactcaaacacaaaatgctttttaatttcaaatttttaactttttcatctattcattacttaatcattacaattttttcaaattccaaacaaaacacaaatagTAATGCaggttttttaaattttcaaacaaagataatattaaaaaattatattcaaacaattttttaattttacgatatttttattcaactttttctctttacattttcaaaatctaataaagtgcgcatcttaactcaaactattttagtattatttacaaaccatttcattattattcattgatattttggaatattctaagtatccaaaTGAGCCCGTGTTAATGcaatttaaatggaaaaaaaacttGATACTAAAAAAGGCTCGAGAAACAAAGGAGTGGTTCTTTCTTACAAAATGTTTGTTCCAGAAtctaaattgtttatttgtaatgTTGATTGAAGCATTgaatattaattgattttatggGAATCGGATCAGCTGGAAGTTTTGATCAAGATCGGGAATATTGTTGTGCTGGTGTAGTAATTTGAACTTTTGCCTAGAAGAAGTCCCCTCTCAACTGATATGATCCATTTTATTGGCCTTTATCAATGGTTGGTGAGAAAGTTAATTTTATGTCGCTTtatccatttctttcttcttggcTTTACTGAGCATTTGaccattttctctcttttccctctctttccgTCACCTCCCTCTTTCTCGCTGACACTTGCTTTTCTTTGTCCCCTCTTAATTTATCTCTTCTTGGCTTCTTGATAATGATCTTTTGGTGGGCTGAGCCTGAGATATTTTAtccatttaaaaaacaaactccAAAACGAGAATAAAGGGTTAGAAATGAAATTAGTAGAAGTGATAGGTAGTCAGAGCATAACATAACACAGGTGGATgcgtgaaaaaataataattttgtgtacATGTTTTGGAGAGTAAACTTATATTACCGATAAATTCTGGAATGTGTTTGTCCATGAGAATTTTGTTTTCCATCTAATTTGTTGCTCGTCTTTGTCCATGTGAGACTAAAAGGCAATTTTTAAGGAAGTTAATGGGAGCTGGAGAATGCCCAAAACCACATTATTGGATCCTCCTCGCCAGGATGAGTCAAATGACCACATAGATGCGGCCAGAGCAAGGGGTTGAAACCCAATAGTGGGGTAGCGacagcaagaaagaaagaaacaaagaagaagaatgctAGGATCATTCTCCGGAGCTCCATGGCCCAAggctcattaaaaataaattaaaaaaatcacaacgaATATTTATCGCATTGGATTATCAAATCGCACCGCCACAAATACAACCAGTTTCGATAGATAGAGTCCCAACACAAACAAGTGCAAAGCTAGTATGTGGTCAGTTTGTAGCTGGCATATATGTTCAGTTCATACCGTGTATGTATACATGTATTACGTACAATAATATTGGTCCAAATCATTGGTACAAATTAAGTCATCTCTGATTGCATataagaacttttttttttttatcaaatgcgTGGTGTATGGATACGATGAATATAAGAAATTCTTCAATttagcaagaataaaaaaaaaaaatcaaatgtgaTATGTACTATAAGCATGATGAGTATAATAgttctaaataaaatagaacttCCATCTGCTAGTTATGTGGTCAAGAACCATGCATTATTCATCAGCATTCTCATCATTctgatctttctttcttttgatccatataatattttttcttatattcaacAAAATGTTTTTCCACAATCTTGCATGTAGGTGGTAGAGAAAAATGGAACACTTTCATATCGTTTATGCGATTGAAGAGGCTAAAATTCAGCTATAGAAGAAATCATTGAAAAATAATCGAGAGATTGAAACGAGTATAAAAACGTAAACTTGCATGATCAACTTTTCCACACCTATCAAATAAGGCACCAAATACTTTCACACTCAAAGAAtaggaaaatataaataaaaacagaaacacGAAATTGCAAACCAACAGAACAAGCAAAAAGACTCCATTCTCCATCGAAGATGCAGAGGATGGTAATTAGCCAGATATCTCAACGACCTTGACATCAagcttcttcacttcttctttagGGATCGTTACGGTGAGAACTCCATTCTCCATTGTAGCTTTAATCTCATTCATCTTTGCATTATCCGGCAGCCTGAGACTCCTCAAAAACTTGCCACTATTGTGCTCCAGCCTATGCCATGTGTCGTTCTTGTCTTCATTCTCTGAATTCCTCTCTCCGCTTATCTGAAGCACTCTTCCATCTTCAACTTCAACCTTCACTTCCTCTTTTTTCAACCCTGGAAGATCCGCCTTGAGTAAGTGGGCTTCTGGTGTCTCCTTCCAGTCGATTCGAATGTTGGCAAAAGCCGAAGTTTCCTGACAACACTGGGAGGTACGGACATAAGTTAGTGAAGAACGAAGAGCAAAATCTTCGAAAGGGTCCCAGAGTTTGAGGATAAAAGGATTGAAGATGTTTCTTTGTCGGCCCCCCAAAAAGACTCTAATCGACGACATATTTGTgctattactcttttatttatggatTTGGTGTAGGTTTCAATTAGAGCATAACAGCTTTAAGATTTCCACAATTTCAAACGCGTTCCAAGTTCTTCAAATGATATGTAGGCTTCAACGACAGGTTGGGTATTTATAAATACTCGGTGGGCGTTCTAGTCCTTTCCAGAACATTATTGGTGGCTTCCGCAGTTTGACCAACGTACATTTTCTGGGCATTCGTGGGAACATCACCGGCTGACCCTATAAGTTTGTGGACCCCACAAATGTAATGAGTTGCAAACATTCGTTTAATAAAACATTAGATCTTGCTGATGTGTGTTTTCCTCTTTGGAAGGTCCGCGAAGATGCTGGAAAGTCTTGCGACCAAATACTAAGACCACGGCCAGAGCACATAGAAGGCGTTAATTGAAAACGAGAACACTCGGGAAAGTACTCGAAGAATCCTTCAGTTCTCGGGAAATCACTCGAAGAATCCTCCACAAATCTATAAGTCCGAGAGCCCATTTTCGTGTTTTTCAAACTTATAAGAATTCCTGAGTGATTTTTGTAATCTTTCTCAACTCAATCTTAGTCGATTGCTCTGCTTCCATACGCAAGTGTCAAAGAAAACAACTGAAGATGTCGTTGGTTCCAAGTTCATTTTGTGGCAGACGAAGCAATGTCTTCAATCCATTCTCGCTCGAAATATGGGATCCCTTTAAGAGTTTTCCActcacttcttcttctctatCAGGATCTCAGTTTGCGAGGGAGAATTCTTCTTTCGTCAATTCACGCGTGGATTGGAAGGAGACCCCAGAAGCCCACGTGTTCAAGGCGGATCTCCCTGGGCTCAAGAAGGAGGAAGTGAAAGTTGAAGTTGAAGATGACAGAGTGCTTCAG contains:
- the LOC108998496 gene encoding 17.5 kDa class I heat shock protein-like, which translates into the protein MSSIRVFLGGRQRNIFNPFILKLWDPFEDFALRSSLTYVRTSQCCQETSAFANIRIDWKETPEAHLLKADLPGLKKEEVKVEVEDGRVLQISGERNSENEDKNDTWHRLEHNSGKFLRSLRLPDNAKMNEIKATMENGVLTVTIPKEEVKKLDVKVVEISG
- the LOC108998485 gene encoding 18.1 kDa class I heat shock protein-like, which translates into the protein MSLIPSSFCGRRSNVFDPFSLEIWDPFKNFPPSSSSLSGSLFARGNSAYVNSRVDWKETPEAHVIKADLPGLKKEEVKVEVEDDRVLQISGERNVEKEDKNDKWHRVERSSGKFLRRFRLPENAKMDEIKAAMENGVLTVIVPKAEMKKPDVKAIEISD
- the LOC108998497 gene encoding 18.1 kDa class I heat shock protein-like, with protein sequence MSLVPSSFCGRRSNVFNPFSLEIWDPFKSFPLTSSSLSGSQFARENSSFVNSRVDWKETPEAHVFKADLPGLKKEEVKVEVEDDRVLQISGERNVEKEDKTDTWHRVERSSGKFLRRFRLPENAKMDEIKAAMENGVLTVTVPKAEVKKPVVKAIEIYG